The Canis lupus dingo isolate Sandy chromosome 11, ASM325472v2, whole genome shotgun sequence genome includes a region encoding these proteins:
- the ALG2 gene encoding alpha-1,3/1,6-mannosyltransferase ALG2 isoform X2 — protein sequence MAEKRGRDPEPGPSPSVLFLHPDLGVGGAERLVLDAALALQARGCSVKLWTAHYDPGHCFADSRGLQVSACIPVLKLARRRKKILFYCHFPDLLLTRRDSFLKRLYRAPIDWIEEYTTGMADCILVNSRFTAAIFKETFKSLSHIEPDVLYPSLNVTSFDSTAPEKLDDLVPEGKKFLFLSINRYERKKNLTLALEALVKLRGRLTSQDWDKVHLIMAGGYDERVLENVDHYQELKKMVQQSDLAQCVTFLRSFSDKQKISLLHGCTCVLYTPSHEHFGIVPLEAMYMQCPVIAVNSGGPLESITHGVTGFLCEPDPVHFSEAMEKFIHEPSLKATMGLAGRARVKAKFSSEAFTEQLYQYVTKLLV from the exons ATGGCGGAGAAGCGGGGCCGCGACCCGGAGCCTGGGCCCAGCCCGTCGGTGCTGTTTCTGCACCCGGACCTGGGCGTGGGCGGCGCCGAGCGGCTGGTGCTGGACGCGGCGCTGGCGCTGCAGGCGCGCGGGTGCAGCGTGAAGCTCTGGACGGCGCACTACGACCCCGGCCACTGCTTCGCGGACAGCCGCGGGCTGCAG GTGTCTGCCTGCATCCCAGTGCTCAAGCTGGCCAGACGGCGCAAGAAGATCCTGTTTTATTGTCACTTCCCAGATCTGCTTCTCACCAGGAGAGATTCTTTTCTGAAACGCCTATACAGGGCCCCGATTGACTGGATAGAGGAATACACCACAGGCATGGCCGACTGCATCTTGGTCAACAGCCGGTTTACCGCTGccatttttaaggaaacattCAAGTCGCTGTCTCACATAGAACCCGATGTCCTCTACCCATCTCTCAATGTCACCAGCTTTGACTCCACTGCTCCCGAAAAGCTCGATGACCTCGTCCCCGAGGGGAAGAAGTTCCTGTTCCTCTCCATCAACAGATacgaaaggaagaaaaatctgacTTTGGCACTGGAAGCCCTAGTAAAACTGCGTGGGAGATTGACATCCCAAGATTGGGACAAGGTCCATCTAATCATGGCAGGTGGCTATGATGAAAGAGTCTTGGAGAATGTGGACCACTATCAGGAATTGAAGAAAATGGTCCAACAGTCTGACCTTGCACAGTGTGTGACCTTCCTGCGGTCTTTCTCAGACAAACAGAAAATCTCACTCCTCCACGGCTGTACCTGTGTGCTTTACACACCAAGCCATGAACACTTTGGCATCGTCCCTTTGGAAGCCATGTACATGCAGTGCCCGGTCATCGCTGTTAATTCGGGTGGGCCCTTGGAGTCCATCACCCATGGTGTCACAGGGTTTCTGTGCGAGCCTGACCCAGTGCACTTCTCAGAAGCAATGGAAAAGTTCATCCATGAACCTTCTTTAAAAGCCACAATGGGACTGGCTGGGAGAGCCAGGGTGAAAGCAAAGTTTTCCTCGGAAGCCTTTACAGAACAGCTCTACCAGTATGTCACCAAACTGCTGGTataa
- the SEC61B gene encoding protein transport protein Sec61 subunit beta — MPGPTPSGTNVGSSGRSPSKAVAARAAGSTVRQRKNASCGTRSAGRTTSAGTGGMWRFYTEDSPGLKVGPVPVLVMSLLFIASVFMLHIWGKYTRS, encoded by the exons ATG cctGGTCCGACCCCCAGTGGCACTAACGTGGGCTCGTCGGGGCGCTCTCCCAGCAAAGCAGTGGCCGCCCGGGCGGCCGGGTCCACGGTCCGGCAGAG aaaaaatGCCAGCTGTGGGACAAGGAGCGCAGGTCGCACCACCTCAGCGGGCACTGGGGGCATGTGGCGATTCTACACGGAAGACTCACCTGGGCTCAAGGT TGGCCCTGTTCCAGTATTGGTTATGAGTCTTCTGTTCATCGCTTCTGTATTTATGTTGCACATTTGGGGCAAGTACACTCGTTCATAG
- the ALG2 gene encoding alpha-1,3/1,6-mannosyltransferase ALG2 isoform X1: MAEKRGRDPEPGPSPSVLFLHPDLGVGGAERLVLDAALALQARGCSVKLWTAHYDPGHCFADSRGLQVRCAGDWLPRSLGWGGRGAAVCAYVRMVFLALYVLFLGDEEFDVVVCDQVSACIPVLKLARRRKKILFYCHFPDLLLTRRDSFLKRLYRAPIDWIEEYTTGMADCILVNSRFTAAIFKETFKSLSHIEPDVLYPSLNVTSFDSTAPEKLDDLVPEGKKFLFLSINRYERKKNLTLALEALVKLRGRLTSQDWDKVHLIMAGGYDERVLENVDHYQELKKMVQQSDLAQCVTFLRSFSDKQKISLLHGCTCVLYTPSHEHFGIVPLEAMYMQCPVIAVNSGGPLESITHGVTGFLCEPDPVHFSEAMEKFIHEPSLKATMGLAGRARVKAKFSSEAFTEQLYQYVTKLLV; this comes from the exons ATGGCGGAGAAGCGGGGCCGCGACCCGGAGCCTGGGCCCAGCCCGTCGGTGCTGTTTCTGCACCCGGACCTGGGCGTGGGCGGCGCCGAGCGGCTGGTGCTGGACGCGGCGCTGGCGCTGCAGGCGCGCGGGTGCAGCGTGAAGCTCTGGACGGCGCACTACGACCCCGGCCACTGCTTCGCGGACAGCCGCGGGCTGCAGGTGCGCTGCGCCGGGGACTGGCTCCCGCGCAGCCTGGGCTGGGGCGGCCGCGGCGCCGCGGTGTGCGCCTACGTGCGCATGGTCTTCCTGGCGCTCTACGTGCTGTTCCTCGGCGACGAGGAGTTCGACGTGGTCGTGTGCGACCAG GTGTCTGCCTGCATCCCAGTGCTCAAGCTGGCCAGACGGCGCAAGAAGATCCTGTTTTATTGTCACTTCCCAGATCTGCTTCTCACCAGGAGAGATTCTTTTCTGAAACGCCTATACAGGGCCCCGATTGACTGGATAGAGGAATACACCACAGGCATGGCCGACTGCATCTTGGTCAACAGCCGGTTTACCGCTGccatttttaaggaaacattCAAGTCGCTGTCTCACATAGAACCCGATGTCCTCTACCCATCTCTCAATGTCACCAGCTTTGACTCCACTGCTCCCGAAAAGCTCGATGACCTCGTCCCCGAGGGGAAGAAGTTCCTGTTCCTCTCCATCAACAGATacgaaaggaagaaaaatctgacTTTGGCACTGGAAGCCCTAGTAAAACTGCGTGGGAGATTGACATCCCAAGATTGGGACAAGGTCCATCTAATCATGGCAGGTGGCTATGATGAAAGAGTCTTGGAGAATGTGGACCACTATCAGGAATTGAAGAAAATGGTCCAACAGTCTGACCTTGCACAGTGTGTGACCTTCCTGCGGTCTTTCTCAGACAAACAGAAAATCTCACTCCTCCACGGCTGTACCTGTGTGCTTTACACACCAAGCCATGAACACTTTGGCATCGTCCCTTTGGAAGCCATGTACATGCAGTGCCCGGTCATCGCTGTTAATTCGGGTGGGCCCTTGGAGTCCATCACCCATGGTGTCACAGGGTTTCTGTGCGAGCCTGACCCAGTGCACTTCTCAGAAGCAATGGAAAAGTTCATCCATGAACCTTCTTTAAAAGCCACAATGGGACTGGCTGGGAGAGCCAGGGTGAAAGCAAAGTTTTCCTCGGAAGCCTTTACAGAACAGCTCTACCAGTATGTCACCAAACTGCTGGTataa